The following proteins are co-located in the Trichormus variabilis 0441 genome:
- a CDS encoding heavy metal translocating P-type ATPase has translation MTQTPELKTEILQVSGMDCGSCAKTIEVGLQQLSGVTEASVSFATGKVRVSYNQEHLSQKTICDRIQALGYTVEQSSQVESEQKTHTCDHDHDHHNHHHSLAHDHQLVQVAEAKIPGMNCGTDSTNWKFWLTNRRGQSVILTGIGLGLGLLAQYLGLPIWIARAFYSVGIVIAGYPIAKAGLFELRLRRADMNLLMTISVIGAVILGDWFEAALVLFLFSFGTTLQIFTFGRTRHAISALMDLTPPTATVRRGNQEVTVPVESVQVGEILTIRPGGRIALDGVVVSGASTIDQSSITGESIPEDKQKGDTVFAGTVNQSGFLEVKVTHTANDTTVAKIIHLVEQAQESRAPSQQWVDRFAERYTPIVIFMAIAIAVIPPLAFAQPGDVWFYRALVMLVIACPCALVISTPVSIVSAIGAATRQGVLFKGGNALETAGRLTTLAFDKTGTITQGLPVVQQIYNFGAANANMVLQIAASLEQHSEHPLAKAIVTKADELGMELAIPIKFTALPGKGIQANLGKILYLVGNRRLFSEQDIPLSGEAESLLTKIEQQGQIPVLVGTKQELLGAIALSDGIRLEATEALRQLKRMGLNRLVMLSGDRTPVAQQIAQQVGITEYRAELLPQDKLQEIQQLRQTGVVGMVGDGINDTPALAAADISFAVGGIDIALETADVVIVGSDLRRLAYAVDLSRRTVSVIQQNVIFSLVTKALFLLLGTFGFVGLAVAVLADTGTSLLVTANGMRLFTTKKII, from the coding sequence ATGACTCAAACTCCTGAATTGAAAACCGAGATTCTGCAAGTGAGTGGTATGGACTGTGGTAGTTGTGCCAAGACCATTGAAGTTGGTTTGCAACAATTAAGCGGTGTCACGGAAGCATCAGTGAGTTTTGCCACTGGTAAAGTCAGGGTGTCTTACAACCAAGAGCATTTGAGTCAGAAGACGATCTGCGATCGCATTCAAGCTTTAGGTTATACAGTAGAACAGAGTTCTCAGGTAGAGTCAGAGCAGAAAACTCATACCTGTGACCATGACCATGATCATCACAATCATCATCATTCCCTAGCCCATGACCATCAGCTTGTGCAGGTAGCTGAGGCTAAAATCCCTGGTATGAATTGTGGTACTGATTCCACAAACTGGAAATTCTGGCTGACTAACCGCCGGGGACAGAGTGTGATTTTGACAGGTATAGGGTTAGGGTTGGGCTTACTGGCACAATATTTAGGATTACCCATTTGGATAGCACGGGCTTTTTATAGTGTTGGTATAGTCATTGCCGGTTATCCCATTGCCAAGGCTGGTTTATTTGAGTTGCGCTTGCGTCGCGCCGATATGAATCTGCTGATGACGATTTCTGTGATTGGCGCAGTAATTTTGGGAGACTGGTTTGAAGCCGCCTTAGTCTTGTTTTTGTTCTCCTTTGGGACGACACTGCAAATTTTTACCTTTGGTCGCACCCGCCACGCCATCAGCGCCTTGATGGATTTGACACCACCTACAGCTACCGTTAGGCGGGGGAATCAGGAAGTTACAGTTCCCGTGGAAAGTGTGCAAGTTGGAGAAATTTTGACAATTCGCCCCGGAGGGCGTATAGCCTTGGATGGCGTAGTTGTTTCTGGTGCAAGTACCATTGACCAATCATCAATTACAGGCGAGTCCATCCCCGAAGATAAACAAAAAGGTGATACCGTCTTTGCGGGAACGGTGAATCAGTCGGGCTTTTTGGAAGTCAAGGTTACCCACACGGCTAATGATACCACTGTGGCTAAAATTATCCATTTAGTAGAACAAGCCCAAGAAAGCCGCGCACCTTCTCAGCAGTGGGTAGATCGGTTTGCAGAAAGATACACACCCATTGTCATTTTCATGGCGATCGCCATTGCTGTAATTCCCCCCTTAGCCTTTGCTCAACCTGGGGACGTTTGGTTTTATCGAGCGCTGGTCATGCTTGTAATTGCTTGTCCCTGTGCCTTAGTGATTTCTACCCCAGTTTCCATCGTCAGCGCCATCGGTGCAGCAACTCGTCAAGGTGTGTTATTTAAGGGCGGTAATGCACTAGAGACAGCCGGACGTTTGACTACCCTGGCTTTTGATAAGACAGGTACGATTACTCAAGGGTTACCTGTTGTACAGCAGATTTATAATTTTGGGGCGGCGAATGCAAACATGGTGTTACAAATTGCCGCTTCCCTAGAACAACACTCTGAACATCCACTAGCCAAGGCGATTGTCACCAAGGCTGATGAATTGGGTATGGAATTGGCAATACCGATTAAATTCACCGCCTTACCAGGTAAAGGGATTCAAGCAAATCTAGGTAAAATATTATACTTAGTTGGTAATCGTCGGCTGTTTTCCGAGCAAGATATTCCCTTATCTGGTGAAGCCGAGTCTCTGCTGACAAAAATCGAACAACAGGGGCAAATTCCCGTACTGGTAGGGACGAAACAAGAATTATTAGGAGCGATCGCCCTCTCAGATGGTATCCGCTTAGAAGCCACAGAAGCCTTACGACAGTTGAAGCGCATGGGATTAAACAGGTTAGTGATGTTAAGTGGCGATCGCACTCCCGTTGCCCAGCAAATTGCCCAACAAGTAGGTATTACAGAATACAGAGCAGAACTATTACCACAAGATAAACTCCAAGAAATTCAACAGTTGCGTCAAACAGGGGTGGTAGGTATGGTTGGGGATGGGATTAACGACACTCCGGCGCTGGCGGCGGCGGATATCAGTTTTGCCGTTGGGGGAATAGATATTGCCCTAGAGACAGCCGATGTAGTCATCGTGGGCAGTGACCTCAGACGACTTGCCTATGCAGTAGACTTAAGCCGTCGCACGGTATCAGTGATTCAGCAGAATGTCATATTTTCCCTAGTCACAAAAGCTTTGTTTTTACTGTTAGGAACCTTTGGATTTGTGGGGTTAGCTGTAGCAGTTTTAGCTGATACAGGAACTTCCTTATTAGTGACTGCAAATGGAATGCGGTTATTCACAACGAAAAAAATAATTTAA
- a CDS encoding ArsR/SmtB family transcription factor — MNKAQDKKDLALLENTHPPKCETHLVHLDNVRSIQAQILAPDKAQQMAEVFGVLADPNRLRLISALFAQELCVCDLAALTKMTESAVSHQLRLLKAMRLVSYRREGKNVYYSLADNHIVNLYCSLSQHLDE; from the coding sequence ATGAACAAGGCGCAAGATAAAAAAGATTTGGCACTGCTGGAAAACACCCACCCACCAAAGTGTGAAACTCATTTAGTACATCTAGATAATGTGCGGTCAATTCAAGCTCAAATTTTGGCTCCAGACAAAGCGCAACAAATGGCAGAAGTCTTTGGAGTGCTGGCAGATCCCAATCGTCTGCGGTTAATATCAGCCTTATTCGCCCAAGAGTTGTGTGTTTGCGATTTAGCAGCATTGACAAAAATGACAGAATCAGCAGTTTCTCATCAACTGCGATTATTAAAAGCCATGCGTTTAGTTAGTTATCGTCGAGAAGGCAAAAATGTTTATTACAGCTTGGCTGACAATCACATTGTTAATTTATATTGCTCTTTATCGCAACATTTAGATGAATAA
- a CDS encoding NHLP bacteriocin export ABC transporter permease/ATPase subunit — translation MKLQGQIYIINGNEPILLNDSSGVWVVQSGSVALFAVTVKDGVIDGTRRYLCSISQGEALFGTVHQQSQMLAVPIGEVELLLLHPECFRELGATANAWIENWLMQLGSVLSQIPTPKIQVKAAGQGRFSLNNGQTFQPATGVSCWVELQEGNVCFLGCEELRLTTATTFPLNDKIWLTAVGGVQLTTHSSSEYENPDILLAGLSQLHTQILSCVALLDEQEAQAELTRLQERQRLNRRVTAEALGELSSTLNSQDGNFFLEGTPLLMAAGAVGRAMGIKIRPPLSSENLQRVKEPLEAIVRASRIRMRRVLLRDNWWLKDAGALVAYTKENQPVALLPVAGNRYEMFDPVNHSRVGVDERVAATLAPMAYMFYRSLPDKVLQAIDIIRFTLQGHGQDLLQIVLTGIFITLLGMITPYATSIIIDNAIPDSDRSLLLQIGLGLLVAALGTGIFQLAQGFALLRMETSGDASTQAGVWDRLLNLPVSFFRQYTTGDLLSRISSVSAIRRQLSGKTLVDFITSIFALFYLGQLFYYNYRLALIAVASAVVAIAFTTISGMLLLSKVRPLLEVRGSIFGQTVQLINGISKLRIAGAEERAFAAWSKNYARQIKLELSTQLVEDFVVLFNTVIPIITSGVLFWFTIQLLEEDQTSGGVVFSLGTFLAFNTAFSNFTRGTTNLSNTVTQILQIIPQWQRTQPILATVPEVNITKADPGKLTGKITVDHMTFRYRHDGLLTLDDISISAEPGEYIALVGSSGSGKSTILRLLLGFETPQAGSIYYDGQDLSGLDVDAVRRQLGVVLQNGQLSSASIFENIAGGAQITLDEAWEAARMSGFADDIKAMPMQMHTVVSEGGGNISGGQRQRLLIARALALKPRILLFDEATSALDNRTQAIVSESLDKLQVTRIAIAHRLSTIRNAHRIYVLQAGRLVQQGTFSELANAEGIFAQLMARQMT, via the coding sequence ATGAAACTACAGGGGCAAATTTACATAATTAATGGCAATGAACCAATTTTACTCAATGACTCATCGGGGGTTTGGGTGGTTCAGTCTGGTTCTGTGGCGTTGTTTGCAGTCACAGTGAAAGATGGTGTGATTGATGGAACTCGTCGTTATTTATGTAGTATTAGCCAAGGGGAGGCACTTTTTGGCACGGTTCATCAGCAAAGCCAAATGCTCGCGGTTCCTATTGGAGAAGTTGAGTTACTGCTGTTACATCCAGAATGTTTTCGGGAGTTAGGCGCGACAGCTAACGCTTGGATAGAAAATTGGTTAATGCAGCTTGGTAGTGTATTATCTCAGATTCCCACTCCCAAAATTCAGGTAAAAGCTGCGGGACAAGGGCGATTTTCCCTAAATAATGGTCAGACTTTCCAACCAGCAACAGGTGTCAGCTGTTGGGTGGAACTTCAGGAAGGGAATGTGTGTTTTCTGGGGTGTGAGGAATTGAGGTTAACTACGGCTACAACCTTCCCCCTGAATGACAAAATTTGGTTAACAGCAGTCGGGGGAGTGCAACTGACAACTCATAGCTCTAGCGAATACGAAAATCCCGATATACTGCTGGCTGGTTTATCACAATTACATACTCAAATCTTGTCTTGTGTCGCTTTATTGGATGAGCAAGAAGCACAAGCAGAACTGACAAGGTTACAAGAACGTCAACGCCTAAATCGTCGAGTGACAGCAGAGGCTTTAGGGGAACTATCATCCACCCTCAATTCTCAAGACGGGAACTTTTTCCTAGAAGGTACTCCTTTATTGATGGCTGCTGGTGCGGTAGGTAGGGCTATGGGGATAAAAATCCGCCCTCCATTGAGTTCGGAAAATCTCCAGCGAGTGAAGGAGCCGTTGGAAGCCATCGTTCGGGCTTCACGTATCCGTATGCGGCGGGTGTTGTTGCGGGATAATTGGTGGCTTAAAGATGCTGGTGCTTTAGTAGCTTACACCAAAGAGAATCAACCAGTGGCGCTGTTACCTGTTGCTGGAAATCGTTATGAAATGTTTGACCCAGTGAACCATAGCCGAGTGGGGGTAGATGAACGTGTAGCCGCTACACTTGCTCCTATGGCTTATATGTTTTATCGCTCTTTACCGGATAAGGTACTGCAAGCTATAGATATAATTCGGTTTACGCTGCAAGGACATGGACAGGATTTACTACAAATTGTCTTAACTGGTATTTTCATTACCCTTTTGGGGATGATTACACCCTATGCCACTTCAATAATTATAGATAATGCCATCCCTGATAGCGATCGCTCTTTATTATTACAAATTGGTTTAGGTTTACTAGTTGCAGCTTTAGGTACGGGTATATTTCAACTGGCTCAAGGTTTTGCCTTGCTGCGAATGGAAACCTCTGGCGATGCTTCTACTCAGGCTGGTGTCTGGGACAGGTTACTAAATTTACCAGTTTCTTTCTTTCGCCAATACACCACAGGGGACTTACTCTCACGCATTTCCTCTGTCAGTGCTATTCGTCGTCAACTTAGTGGTAAAACTTTAGTTGATTTTATTACCAGTATATTTGCGTTATTTTATTTAGGACAATTATTTTATTACAACTATAGATTAGCCCTGATTGCCGTTGCTAGTGCCGTAGTAGCGATCGCCTTCACAACCATTTCTGGTATGCTCCTATTATCAAAAGTACGCCCCTTGTTGGAAGTGCGGGGCAGTATTTTCGGGCAAACAGTACAGCTAATCAACGGTATTTCTAAACTGCGTATTGCTGGAGCTGAAGAACGCGCTTTTGCCGCTTGGAGTAAAAACTACGCTCGGCAGATTAAGCTGGAATTAAGCACTCAACTGGTAGAAGATTTTGTTGTGCTTTTCAATACAGTCATCCCCATAATTACCTCTGGAGTCCTCTTCTGGTTCACCATCCAGCTATTAGAAGAAGATCAGACTTCCGGTGGTGTCGTTTTTTCTCTGGGTACTTTTCTCGCTTTCAACACAGCCTTTAGCAACTTTACCAGAGGAACCACAAACCTCAGCAATACTGTTACACAAATTTTACAGATTATTCCCCAGTGGCAACGCACACAGCCAATTTTGGCAACCGTACCAGAAGTGAACATCACTAAAGCCGACCCAGGTAAATTGACTGGTAAAATTACTGTAGACCATATGACATTTCGGTATCGTCATGATGGACTACTCACCCTAGATGATATATCTATCTCTGCGGAACCGGGAGAATATATTGCTTTAGTAGGCAGTTCTGGAAGCGGTAAATCAACCATATTGCGATTACTGCTGGGGTTTGAAACGCCCCAAGCCGGAAGTATCTACTACGATGGTCAAGACCTCTCTGGCTTAGATGTGGATGCAGTCAGACGGCAATTAGGTGTTGTATTACAAAATGGTCAACTAAGTTCAGCCTCTATTTTTGAAAATATTGCTGGTGGCGCTCAAATTACCCTAGATGAAGCGTGGGAAGCAGCGCGGATGTCTGGTTTTGCTGATGATATTAAAGCTATGCCTATGCAAATGCACACCGTAGTCAGCGAAGGTGGTGGTAATATTTCTGGAGGACAAAGACAGCGATTACTAATTGCTCGCGCCCTAGCCTTAAAACCCCGGATTTTGCTATTTGATGAAGCTACCAGCGCTCTTGACAACAGAACCCAAGCAATAGTTAGTGAAAGTCTAGATAAATTACAAGTTACCAGAATTGCGATCGCTCACCGACTAAGTACAATTCGCAATGCTCACCGCATCTATGTATTACAAGCAGGTCGGTTAGTACAACAAGGCACTTTTTCAGAGTTAGCAAATGCTGAGGGAATTTTTGCTCAATTGATGGCTCGACAAATGACCTAA
- a CDS encoding NHLP family bacteriocin export ABC transporter peptidase/permease/ATPase subunit: MVSTKSTVVTLFNPWQYVKKILLSRRLRVKTPTLLQMEAVECGAAALGIILGYYGRIVPLPQLRRDCGVSRDGSKASNMVKAARTYGLEAKGFKKELKQVQKLYPPYIVFWNFNHFVVVEGFDKHQVYLNDPATGPRHVSLQEFDEGYTGIVLVMEPGAEFQKGGRKPSMIASLWSRLQGAESALVYCIVAGFFLTIIGLVIPVFSQIFVDDILVQGRQLWLRPLLVAMAIAAILQGSLTLLRLHYLRRLKIRLAVGMSSRFLWHILRLPVSFYAQRFAGEISNRTNLNDQVADVLAGQLATTIIDTLMVLFYALVMVQYDWVLTLLVVSFAAINVLTLRWISRQRVDANQRLIQEYGKAAGVSIAALQSIETLKASGLESDFFSRWSGYYTKALNSQQELGITNQTFSVLPTVLSALSAMLLLVVGGFRVMDGHLSIGMLIAFQGLMSGFQQPVNNLVNFGTTLQELEGNLIRLDDVLDNPVGEEGIGVQGCVGGEISSPLIYALPKLQGYVELKNISFGYSRLEAPLIENFNLSIKPGQRVALVGGSGSGKSTIAKLVSGLYQPWTGEICFDSQPREEISSQLLTNSVAMVEQEILLFGGTVRDNLTLWDTTVPDKNLMRACQDAAIADVIFSMSGGYDAELIEGAANLSGGQRQRLEIARALVNNPSILVMDEATSALDAETEKIIDQNLRRRGCTCIIVAHRLSTIRDCDQIIVLERGKVVQQGTHQELWQVEGAYSRLIRTEG, from the coding sequence GTGGTATCTACTAAATCTACCGTAGTAACACTGTTTAATCCTTGGCAGTATGTAAAAAAAATACTACTATCTAGAAGGCTGCGAGTAAAAACGCCTACGCTTCTACAAATGGAAGCGGTAGAATGTGGTGCGGCTGCTTTGGGAATTATTCTTGGTTACTACGGTCGAATTGTACCATTGCCACAACTGCGGCGAGACTGCGGAGTTTCCCGCGATGGTAGCAAGGCATCCAATATGGTGAAAGCTGCCAGAACTTATGGTCTAGAGGCTAAAGGCTTTAAAAAAGAACTCAAGCAAGTACAAAAGTTATACCCTCCTTATATCGTCTTTTGGAACTTTAACCATTTTGTTGTGGTAGAGGGATTTGACAAACATCAGGTTTATCTCAATGACCCCGCTACGGGGCCGCGTCATGTATCATTACAGGAATTTGACGAGGGGTATACCGGAATAGTACTGGTGATGGAACCAGGCGCAGAGTTCCAAAAAGGTGGTCGCAAACCCAGCATGATTGCATCTTTGTGGTCACGGCTACAGGGGGCTGAGAGTGCTTTAGTTTACTGCATCGTAGCGGGATTTTTCTTAACAATTATTGGGTTGGTAATTCCCGTATTTAGTCAAATATTTGTCGATGATATTTTGGTGCAGGGGCGGCAGTTATGGCTACGTCCTCTGCTTGTGGCGATGGCGATCGCTGCCATACTGCAAGGATCACTCACATTGCTACGACTACACTACCTACGCCGACTCAAAATTAGACTGGCTGTGGGTATGTCCAGCCGTTTCCTCTGGCATATTCTCCGCTTACCTGTGAGCTTTTATGCCCAAAGATTCGCTGGGGAAATCAGTAACCGCACTAACCTAAATGACCAAGTAGCCGATGTTCTGGCGGGACAATTAGCAACAACCATCATTGATACATTGATGGTGCTTTTTTATGCCTTGGTAATGGTGCAGTATGACTGGGTACTGACCTTACTGGTAGTTAGCTTTGCCGCCATAAATGTCTTAACCTTACGATGGATTTCTCGGCAACGGGTAGACGCTAATCAACGATTAATCCAAGAGTATGGGAAGGCGGCGGGAGTTTCGATTGCTGCGTTGCAAAGTATAGAAACACTCAAAGCCTCAGGGTTAGAGTCTGATTTCTTTTCTCGCTGGTCTGGCTACTACACCAAAGCCCTCAATTCCCAACAGGAACTAGGAATTACTAACCAGACATTCTCTGTCTTACCCACAGTTCTCTCGGCTCTCTCTGCTATGTTGCTCTTGGTAGTCGGCGGTTTCCGAGTGATGGATGGACATCTGAGTATCGGTATGCTCATCGCCTTTCAAGGCTTAATGTCTGGTTTTCAGCAACCCGTCAACAATCTTGTCAACTTTGGTACGACTCTTCAGGAATTAGAGGGGAATTTGATTCGTCTTGATGATGTGTTAGATAACCCGGTGGGGGAGGAGGGTATAGGGGTGCAGGGGTGTGTAGGGGGGGAAATATCATCTCCATTAATATATGCGCTTCCTAAGTTACAGGGGTATGTGGAGTTAAAAAATATCAGTTTTGGCTATAGCCGCTTGGAAGCACCTTTAATAGAAAACTTTAATCTGTCAATTAAGCCAGGACAGCGTGTGGCGTTGGTGGGGGGTAGTGGTTCTGGTAAGTCTACCATTGCCAAACTTGTAAGCGGACTGTATCAACCTTGGACTGGGGAAATCTGCTTTGATAGTCAACCAAGAGAGGAAATTTCTTCACAGCTGCTGACTAACTCTGTGGCGATGGTGGAGCAGGAAATTTTACTGTTTGGTGGTACGGTGAGAGACAATTTAACCCTGTGGGATACTACTGTACCAGATAAAAACCTGATGCGGGCTTGCCAAGATGCCGCGATCGCTGATGTAATTTTCTCAATGTCTGGAGGTTATGATGCCGAACTCATCGAAGGTGCTGCTAATCTCAGTGGTGGTCAACGACAACGCCTAGAAATTGCCCGTGCTTTGGTAAATAACCCGTCTATTCTGGTCATGGATGAAGCCACCAGCGCCTTAGATGCAGAAACAGAAAAAATCATTGACCAAAATCTCCGCCGTCGGGGATGTACCTGTATTATCGTGGCGCATAGATTAAGCACTATCCGCGACTGCGACCAAATCATTGTTCTGGAACGGGGGAAAGTTGTACAGCAAGGTACACACCAAGAACTTTGGCAAGTTGAGGGTGCATATTCGCGTTTGATTCGGACGGAAGGGTAA
- a CDS encoding NHLP bacteriocin system secretion protein: protein MLDQKRIIFRKESLERLSSPERLDQLMQVVSPKSWLPLVALGSIVGVAFIWGIYGSIPITVEGRGVLIYPSNVVPLQSKSAGQIMALNVKVGDVIKKGQVLATIDQAELRKRLQQQRGKLTQLESQDKAVGSLQGRRLEQEERSQQQQRQYLRQRILELQAITPLLKTKGNTSVGQQRQGLQQRLQQAQALTSVFLRRMKIRQELFQKEGAISGDEALKAEQEYLQNLEKIADIQAQLKELDVKETQQEKDYRENLTLVADLQSQLKQLDTQQASVAQQDLENVTARNKEIQEVKREIGALELQLGDNSQIISQHSGRILEITLTPGQVVNAGTRLATIEAENPQSKLVGVTYFPVAEGKKIQPGMSIQITPQTVKRERFGGIVGNVTSISRFPITKEAAANEVGNSEVLEGLVSQQQGLIQVFSHLELDANTPSGYKWSSSTGPHLNISSGTTTIVRVKVEERAPITFVLPILRSTSGIY from the coding sequence ATGTTAGATCAAAAGCGCATTATATTCCGTAAAGAATCCCTAGAGCGTCTATCTTCTCCTGAAAGATTAGACCAACTGATGCAGGTAGTCAGTCCTAAAAGCTGGCTACCTCTTGTGGCGTTGGGTTCTATTGTGGGAGTTGCTTTTATTTGGGGTATTTATGGTAGCATTCCCATCACCGTTGAGGGTCGGGGTGTATTGATTTACCCTAGCAATGTTGTACCGCTACAATCCAAAAGTGCTGGGCAAATCATGGCGCTGAATGTGAAAGTGGGGGATGTGATTAAAAAAGGGCAGGTGTTAGCGACAATTGACCAAGCTGAACTGCGTAAGCGACTGCAACAACAGCGAGGGAAACTAACACAACTGGAGTCACAAGATAAAGCTGTTGGTTCGTTGCAAGGCCGGAGGTTGGAACAAGAGGAGCGATCGCAGCAACAACAGCGTCAGTATCTCCGGCAGCGTATACTAGAATTACAAGCAATCACGCCTTTACTCAAAACCAAAGGTAACACCTCTGTTGGTCAGCAACGTCAAGGCTTACAGCAACGTCTCCAGCAAGCTCAAGCTCTGACTTCTGTGTTTTTACGGAGGATGAAAATTCGCCAAGAATTATTTCAAAAAGAAGGGGCGATTTCCGGGGATGAAGCCCTCAAAGCAGAACAGGAATATCTGCAAAACTTAGAAAAAATCGCTGATATTCAAGCGCAATTAAAAGAACTAGATGTCAAAGAAACTCAACAAGAAAAAGATTATCGGGAAAATCTGACCCTTGTGGCTGACTTGCAATCACAGTTGAAACAATTAGATACTCAACAAGCTTCCGTGGCTCAACAAGATTTAGAAAATGTCACGGCGAGAAATAAAGAAATTCAAGAAGTCAAGCGAGAGATTGGCGCTCTGGAACTACAACTAGGCGATAATAGCCAGATTATTAGTCAACATAGCGGACGCATTTTAGAAATTACCTTGACACCAGGGCAAGTTGTTAACGCAGGTACACGGTTAGCTACCATAGAGGCGGAAAATCCCCAGAGTAAGTTGGTTGGTGTCACCTACTTTCCTGTGGCGGAGGGGAAGAAAATTCAGCCGGGGATGTCTATCCAAATTACTCCCCAAACGGTGAAGCGGGAACGCTTTGGGGGGATTGTGGGTAATGTCACCAGCATTTCTCGCTTCCCGATTACCAAGGAAGCGGCTGCTAATGAAGTAGGTAATTCTGAGGTGCTGGAAGGTTTAGTATCTCAACAGCAAGGATTAATACAAGTATTCTCTCACTTAGAACTAGATGCCAATACACCAAGCGGCTATAAGTGGTCTTCTTCCACAGGGCCGCACCTGAATATTTCTTCTGGAACTACTACCATTGTGAGGGTCAAGGTAGAAGAACGCGCTCCCATCACCTTTGTTTTACCAATCTTGAGGTCTACCAGTGGTATCTACTAA